The proteins below are encoded in one region of Microbispora sp. NBC_01189:
- a CDS encoding sugar phosphate isomerase/epimerase family protein: MTRPITLFTGQWADLPFEEVCRLAAEWGYDGLEIACWGDHFEVDKAVADDSYVERKLETLAKYDLKVWTISNHLVGQAVCDHPIDERHKGILPARIWGDGEPEGVRRRAAEEIKDTARAAAKLGVKTVVGFTGSSIWHTLAMFPPVPPSMIEAGYADFAERFNPILDVFDEVGVRFAHEVHPSEIAYDYHTTVRTLEAIGNRPAFGLNWDPSHMVWQGLDPAGFILDFADKIYHVDCKDARVATRDGRRGRLASHLAWADPRRGWDFVSTGRGDVPWEECFRALNHIGYDGPISIEWEDAGMDRLHGAPESLAYIRSLNAITPPDAAFDAAFSSE; the protein is encoded by the coding sequence ATGACCAGGCCGATCACGTTGTTCACCGGTCAGTGGGCGGACCTGCCGTTCGAGGAGGTCTGCCGGCTGGCCGCCGAGTGGGGTTACGACGGTCTTGAGATCGCCTGCTGGGGCGACCACTTCGAGGTCGACAAGGCCGTGGCCGACGACTCCTACGTCGAGCGCAAGCTGGAGACCCTGGCCAAGTACGACCTGAAGGTGTGGACGATCTCCAACCACCTGGTCGGCCAGGCCGTCTGCGACCACCCCATCGACGAACGGCACAAGGGCATCCTGCCCGCCCGCATCTGGGGCGACGGCGAGCCCGAGGGCGTCCGCCGCCGGGCCGCCGAGGAGATCAAGGACACCGCCCGCGCCGCCGCCAAGCTCGGGGTCAAGACCGTGGTCGGGTTCACCGGATCGTCGATCTGGCACACCCTGGCCATGTTCCCCCCGGTGCCGCCGTCGATGATCGAGGCCGGCTACGCCGACTTCGCCGAGCGGTTCAACCCGATCCTGGACGTCTTCGACGAGGTCGGGGTGCGGTTCGCCCACGAGGTGCACCCCAGCGAGATCGCCTATGACTACCACACCACGGTGCGGACGCTGGAGGCGATCGGCAACCGGCCGGCGTTCGGGCTGAACTGGGACCCCTCGCACATGGTGTGGCAGGGTCTGGACCCGGCGGGGTTCATCCTGGACTTCGCCGACAAGATCTACCACGTGGACTGCAAGGACGCCCGGGTCGCCACCCGCGACGGGCGGCGGGGCCGGCTGGCCTCGCACCTGGCGTGGGCCGACCCGCGCCGCGGCTGGGACTTCGTGTCCACCGGCCGGGGCGACGTGCCGTGGGAGGAGTGCTTCCGCGCGCTCAACCACATCGGCTACGACGGCCCGATCTCCATCGAGTGGGAGGACGCGGGCATGGACCGGCTGCACGGCGCACCCGAATCCCTCGCCTACATCCGCTCGCTCAACGCCATCACCCCACCCGACGCGGCCTTCGACGCCGCCTTCTCCTCCGAGTAA
- a CDS encoding serine/threonine-protein kinase encodes MRAPSGYLLAARYRLIEPVGRGGMGTVWRARDELLDREVAVKEVRLPLVLDEELRAELCARTEREGRATAMVAHPSVITLFDVITEDDRPWIVMELLRARSLEELIRQEGPLPPRRVADIGRQVLGALRAVHGKGILHRDVKPSNVLVTDDDRAVLTDFGLAALEGDASITQAGIVLGSAGYISPERVLGDRASPAADLWSLGATLYTAVEGRGLHGRRTAAAALAALTSGAPIPMEKAGPLAPVLRGLLQIDPAARIDGVRAAHVLSRVAAGGVVDDPLVSPFRGGRPSPPPTAPAPPSSRKPPHRNPPRGQHRGQHRAESRPAPKVAPRDRDSGPHRQPGPYGQPYQAGGPHDPSGAYGVYGPSGGPSFPPAGQYGQTGPYGQSGSYGQSGSYGQSGSYGHSGQLRHSGPHTFYGQSGYEHSGYGQSGRYLAYPRDPGSGGDVAAVPFQRRRPSEGLHRKPAEPAFQQVVRIPMMRHVAKMIKILLPRRYWPRMFIK; translated from the coding sequence ATGCGTGCGCCGTCCGGATACCTGCTAGCCGCGCGCTATCGGCTTATCGAGCCGGTCGGGCGCGGCGGCATGGGCACTGTGTGGCGGGCGCGTGACGAACTGCTCGACCGCGAGGTGGCGGTCAAGGAGGTGCGGCTTCCGCTGGTCCTCGACGAGGAGCTGCGGGCGGAGCTGTGCGCGCGCACCGAGCGCGAGGGCCGGGCGACCGCCATGGTCGCCCACCCCTCGGTCATCACGCTCTTCGACGTCATCACCGAGGACGACCGGCCGTGGATCGTGATGGAACTGCTCCGGGCGCGGTCACTGGAGGAGCTCATCCGCCAGGAGGGCCCGCTGCCCCCGCGCCGGGTCGCCGACATCGGACGGCAGGTCCTCGGCGCGCTGCGGGCCGTGCACGGCAAGGGCATCCTGCACCGCGACGTGAAGCCCAGCAACGTGCTGGTCACCGATGACGATCGCGCGGTGCTGACCGACTTCGGGCTGGCCGCCCTGGAGGGCGACGCGTCCATCACCCAGGCGGGGATCGTGCTCGGCTCCGCCGGGTACATCTCCCCCGAACGCGTCCTCGGTGACCGGGCGAGCCCGGCCGCCGACCTGTGGTCGCTCGGCGCGACCCTCTACACCGCCGTCGAGGGGCGCGGTCTGCACGGCCGCCGTACGGCGGCGGCGGCGCTCGCGGCGCTGACCAGCGGGGCGCCCATCCCGATGGAGAAGGCGGGCCCGCTCGCCCCGGTCCTGCGGGGGCTGCTGCAGATCGACCCGGCGGCCAGGATCGACGGCGTGCGCGCGGCGCACGTCCTGTCCAGGGTCGCGGCCGGAGGCGTGGTCGACGATCCGCTGGTCTCTCCCTTCCGCGGCGGACGGCCCTCGCCGCCGCCCACCGCGCCCGCTCCCCCCAGCAGCCGCAAGCCGCCGCACCGCAATCCGCCCCGGGGGCAGCACCGGGGCCAGCACCGCGCCGAGTCGCGACCCGCCCCCAAGGTCGCTCCGCGCGACCGCGACTCCGGGCCGCACCGGCAGCCGGGGCCGTACGGCCAGCCGTACCAGGCGGGCGGACCGCACGATCCGTCCGGCGCCTACGGGGTGTACGGCCCGAGCGGCGGCCCGTCTTTCCCGCCTGCCGGCCAGTACGGGCAGACCGGGCCCTACGGCCAGTCAGGGTCCTACGGCCAGTCAGGGTCCTACGGCCAGTCAGGGTCCTACGGGCACAGCGGTCAGCTCCGGCACAGCGGGCCGCACACCTTCTACGGACAGTCGGGCTACGAACACTCGGGCTACGGACAGTCGGGCCGGTACCTCGCCTACCCCCGCGATCCGGGAAGCGGCGGCGACGTCGCGGCCGTGCCGTTCCAGCGACGGCGGCCGAGCGAGGGGCTGCACCGCAAGCCGGCGGAGCCGGCTTTCCAGCAGGTCGTGCGCATCCCCATGATGCGGCACGTGGCCAAGATGATCAAGATCCTGCTGCCGCGCCGGTACTGGCCGAGGATGTTTATCAAGTAA
- a CDS encoding serine/threonine-protein kinase yields the protein MPEQHGRMLAERYELRVRIGRGTMGTVWRAYDRSLDREIAVKEIRQDPALSPRQRQELRERMLREGRMAARVSHPSVATIHDVILADGIPWIIMELVEGRSLEQVIDEEGPLPPRLVAEIGCDLLSALRAAHAQHILHRDVKPANVLLTETGRVVLTDFGIAKALGDTALTQTGMVIGSPGYTAPERARGDHTGPESDLWSLGATLYFAVEGRPAYERATVGETLAALMTESADPPAQAGPLRPVLEGLLEKDHRARLTPERAAALLRMVADTPTGASPAPAQAPPARPAPARKAGGRTDQQARPEEIAGMAPAPAAAPAPGDVPSDVAPSSVNPAGVTPVGVTPSSASPPGAAPGGVLGGYEEDVNRTMVVARPTGVPRVPPPPPRPEPGSDPGSDPGSGPTGRHDATVPGRLPAHPGPLAGPPAGPRPGPHAGPPAGPHSGPHFGPHPSAYPGGPGVPGPGGPAWPGGPGGGSGSPLEGPRGPGGPGDGVPGSNSLGTDLFAMRGPSSPAPGTRVRVLVTMGVVLAGLVVLILLAVVLFAK from the coding sequence ATGCCGGAACAGCATGGGCGGATGCTCGCTGAGCGCTACGAGCTACGCGTCCGCATTGGTCGGGGCACCATGGGCACGGTCTGGCGAGCGTACGACCGGTCGCTGGACCGGGAGATCGCGGTCAAGGAGATCCGCCAGGATCCGGCGCTCAGCCCCCGGCAACGCCAGGAGCTGCGCGAACGCATGCTGCGTGAGGGCCGCATGGCGGCCCGCGTCAGCCATCCCTCCGTCGCCACGATCCACGACGTCATCCTGGCCGACGGCATCCCGTGGATCATCATGGAACTGGTCGAGGGCCGGTCGCTGGAGCAGGTGATCGACGAGGAGGGGCCGCTGCCGCCACGCCTGGTGGCGGAGATCGGCTGTGACCTGCTCAGCGCGCTGCGTGCCGCGCACGCGCAGCACATCCTGCACCGGGACGTGAAGCCGGCGAACGTCCTGCTGACCGAGACGGGCCGGGTCGTCCTGACCGACTTCGGCATCGCCAAGGCCCTCGGCGACACCGCCCTCACGCAGACGGGCATGGTCATCGGCTCCCCGGGATACACCGCCCCGGAGCGGGCGCGAGGCGATCACACCGGGCCGGAGTCGGACCTGTGGTCGCTCGGCGCGACGCTGTACTTCGCCGTCGAGGGACGACCGGCGTACGAACGGGCCACGGTGGGCGAGACGCTCGCGGCGCTGATGACCGAGAGCGCCGACCCGCCCGCGCAGGCCGGGCCGCTGCGCCCGGTGCTGGAGGGACTGCTGGAGAAGGACCACAGGGCGCGCCTCACACCCGAACGCGCCGCCGCGTTGCTCCGGATGGTCGCCGACACGCCCACAGGCGCGTCACCCGCCCCCGCTCAGGCTCCCCCCGCCCGCCCGGCACCCGCCAGAAAGGCGGGTGGCAGGACGGATCAGCAGGCCCGGCCCGAAGAGATCGCGGGGATGGCCCCCGCACCCGCCGCCGCCCCGGCACCCGGGGATGTCCCGTCAGACGTGGCTCCCAGCAGCGTGAATCCAGCCGGCGTGACCCCAGTCGGCGTGACCCCCAGCAGCGCGAGTCCGCCCGGCGCGGCTCCGGGTGGCGTGCTGGGTGGCTACGAGGAGGACGTGAACCGCACCATGGTCGTGGCCCGCCCGACGGGCGTGCCGCGGGTGCCTCCTCCCCCGCCACGCCCCGAGCCCGGTTCAGATCCCGGTTCAGATCCCGGTTCCGGTCCCACCGGCAGGCACGACGCCACCGTCCCCGGCAGGCTGCCGGCACATCCCGGCCCGCTCGCCGGTCCACCCGCCGGTCCACGCCCGGGTCCACACGCCGGTCCACCCGCCGGGCCCCACTCAGGCCCGCATTTCGGCCCGCATCCCTCGGCGTATCCCGGCGGGCCGGGGGTTCCCGGGCCCGGCGGCCCCGCCTGGCCCGGCGGCCCGGGCGGCGGCTCCGGGAGTCCGCTGGAGGGCCCCAGGGGTCCCGGAGGGCCGGGGGACGGCGTACCGGGGTCGAACAGCCTGGGCACGGACCTGTTCGCGATGCGCGGCCCCTCCAGCCCGGCCCCCGGCACGCGGGTGCGGGTGCTGGTGACGATGGGAGTCGTGCTCGCCGGGCTCGTGGTGCTGATCCTGCTGGCCGTCGTACTCTTCGCGAAATGA
- a CDS encoding ABC transporter substrate-binding protein → MDKNVARRGFLVSGAVIGAGALITACTSNEPAAQASAPAAAPAAAAGGNDTPGDKVVIGFSAPAADHGWIAAISKNAADAAKQYSDVELKAVEPTNDINQQISAVESLIQAKVNALVILPNDGQQLNQVARQAMDAGIPVINLDRVFPDKLSYRTWIGGDNYGMGVAAGNYIGKTLKDKGVADPVILEIQGIATLPLTQDRSKGFADALKTFGFKVTAQQDAKFTVESGTQVASNLLQAHKKIDAIWNHDDDQGIGVLAAIKEAGRSEFFMVGGAGSANAMRDIQADSGVLKATVTYSPTMAASAIKLARLIAQGKGMSDLLEQQVPQSITLTSETVVKDNADKYLPTGFES, encoded by the coding sequence ATGGACAAGAACGTCGCACGGCGCGGTTTCCTGGTGAGCGGAGCCGTCATCGGCGCAGGCGCTCTCATCACGGCCTGCACCAGCAACGAGCCGGCCGCGCAGGCCAGCGCCCCGGCCGCGGCCCCCGCCGCCGCCGCCGGCGGCAACGACACCCCCGGCGACAAGGTCGTCATCGGCTTCTCGGCCCCGGCCGCCGACCACGGCTGGATCGCCGCGATCAGCAAGAACGCCGCCGACGCCGCCAAGCAGTACTCCGACGTGGAGCTCAAGGCGGTCGAGCCGACCAACGACATCAACCAGCAGATCTCCGCGGTGGAGTCGCTGATCCAGGCCAAGGTCAACGCGCTGGTGATCCTGCCCAACGACGGCCAGCAGCTCAACCAGGTCGCCCGTCAGGCGATGGACGCCGGCATCCCGGTGATCAACCTCGACCGGGTGTTCCCCGACAAGCTGTCGTACCGGACCTGGATCGGCGGCGACAACTACGGCATGGGCGTGGCCGCGGGCAACTACATCGGCAAGACGCTGAAGGACAAGGGTGTGGCCGACCCGGTGATCCTGGAGATCCAGGGCATCGCGACGCTGCCGCTGACCCAGGACCGCAGCAAGGGCTTCGCCGACGCGCTGAAGACCTTCGGGTTCAAGGTGACCGCGCAGCAGGACGCGAAGTTCACGGTGGAGTCGGGCACGCAGGTGGCGAGCAACCTGCTGCAGGCGCACAAGAAGATCGACGCGATCTGGAACCACGACGACGACCAGGGCATCGGTGTGCTGGCGGCGATCAAGGAGGCCGGGCGCAGCGAGTTCTTCATGGTCGGCGGCGCCGGTTCGGCGAACGCGATGCGTGACATCCAGGCCGACAGCGGTGTGCTGAAGGCGACGGTGACCTACAGCCCGACGATGGCCGCCTCGGCGATCAAGCTGGCGCGCCTGATCGCGCAGGGCAAGGGCATGAGCGACCTGCTGGAGCAGCAGGTGCCGCAGTCCATCACGCTGACGTCGGAGACCGTCGTCAAGGACAACGCCGACAAGTACCTGCCGACCGGGTTCGAGTCGTGA